Genomic segment of Serinicoccus hydrothermalis:
CGCCACGAGGGCGGCCGCGAGGAGCCACGGCATACCGCTCACGAGGCACCACCCCGCGCCAGCCGCGCCCCCAGACCCGCCGCGGCGACGCAGAGCGCGGCGGTGACCACGAGGTAGACGAGCCCCACGAGGGGGTCGACCCGGCCGAGCAGGGCGGTCTGCACGGCATACGTGGAGAAGGTCGTGAACCCCCCGAGCAGCCCGGTCCCCACGCCGGGCCGTAGCCAGTGGGGGTGGCGGTGCCGGTCGTCGTGCACGACCAGCCAGCCCAGGGCGGCGCTGCCCAGCACGTTGGTGACCAGGGTCGCCCAGGGCCAGCCGGAGCCGGCCGGGAGCAGCAGCTCGAGGCACCAGCGCAGCACCGCACCGAGCCCGCCGCCGACCGCGACGGCCAGGAGGGTGGGGACGTGCCGGGTCGCGGGCGCAGGGGCCTGGGACGAGGACACGGTGCGACCCTATCCGCGGTCGTACACTGGAGTTCATGGATCGACAGTGCGCCGACGCGCAACCTCCGAGTCCCCGGCCGGGCGATGACCTCGTCCGGCTGCCCGACGGCGCGGGGGGCGCCGCATGCTGATCGTCGGCGGCATCGCCGTCATCGTCGTCCTCACCCTCATGACCGGCTACTTCGTCGCCCAGGAGTTCGCCTACGTCAGCGTGGACCGCGGACGGCTGCGGCACCTCGCCGACGAGGGTGACGCCGCCGCGCAGCGGGCGCTCAAGGTCACCTCGCGCCTGTCCTTCACGCTCTCCGGCGCCCAGTTCGGCATCACGGTCACCGCCCTCATGGTCGGCTACCTCGGCGAGGCGTTGCTCGTGCGCGGGCTGACCGACTCGTATGCCGACGCCGGGCTGCTCGCGCGGGCGGCGATGATCTCGCTGTTCTC
This window contains:
- a CDS encoding fluoride efflux transporter FluC is translated as MSSSQAPAPATRHVPTLLAVAVGGGLGAVLRWCLELLLPAGSGWPWATLVTNVLGSAALGWLVVHDDRHRHPHWLRPGVGTGLLGGFTTFSTYAVQTALLGRVDPLVGLVYLVVTAALCVAAAGLGARLARGGAS